From the Vibrio metoecus genome, one window contains:
- a CDS encoding cytochrome c1 yields the protein MKKWIVILFAMLPSLVMAAGANVHLDKANNDLTDKASLQNGAKLFMNYCFGCHSTQYQRYERVANDLGIPADLMKENLIFNPATKIGELMENAIPDKSAAKWFGAPPPDLTLVARVRGTDWLYTYLRSFYADPSRPFGVNNIVFPSVGMPHVLEELQGTPDPIIETHMVDGNEVQHVVGVKSRGNGELSEGEYNQAVRDLVNFLQYSGEPMKLERQSLGWWAMAFLVIFTIVVVALKKEYWRDVH from the coding sequence ATGAAAAAATGGATTGTAATTTTGTTTGCTATGTTGCCATCGCTGGTGATGGCAGCAGGTGCAAATGTACATTTAGATAAAGCGAATAACGATTTAACGGATAAAGCATCACTACAAAATGGTGCCAAACTGTTTATGAACTACTGTTTTGGTTGTCACTCAACGCAATATCAACGTTATGAGCGAGTGGCGAACGATCTCGGTATTCCAGCTGATTTGATGAAGGAAAACCTCATTTTTAATCCTGCAACCAAGATTGGTGAATTGATGGAAAATGCGATTCCTGATAAGTCCGCAGCAAAGTGGTTTGGGGCGCCACCGCCTGATTTGACCTTAGTCGCTCGAGTACGAGGCACGGATTGGTTATACACTTATCTACGCTCTTTCTATGCAGATCCTTCTCGTCCATTTGGTGTCAACAACATCGTATTTCCAAGTGTTGGTATGCCGCATGTACTGGAAGAGTTGCAAGGTACACCGGATCCGATCATTGAAACGCATATGGTGGATGGTAACGAAGTTCAACATGTTGTCGGTGTAAAATCTCGTGGTAATGGTGAGCTGAGTGAAGGGGAATATAACCAAGCAGTACGTGATTTGGTGAACTTCCTACAATACTCGGGTGAACCAATGAAACTTGAGCGTCAAAGTTTAGGTTGGTGGGCGATGGCATTTTTGGTGAT
- a CDS encoding cytochrome b yields MQALLDWVEKRLPAMNAYKKHLSEYPMPKNFNFWYLFGSLAMLVLVNQLLTGVWLTMNYVPSGEGAFASVEYIMRDVEYGWLLRYMHSTGASAFFIVVYLHMFRGLIYGSYQKPRELLWIFGMLIFLVLMAEAFMGYLLPWGQMSYWGAQVIISLFGAIPVIGDDLTLWIRGDYVISGATLNRFFALHVIALPIVLLLLIVLHILALHEVGSNNPDGIETKLPKGSMGDDYQTQFKFHEYYTKKYDIIDSIPFHPYGTVKDLIGVAGFLFLFCYVLFFNPEMGGYFLEPPNFEAANPLKTPPHIAPVWYFTPFYAILRAVPDKLLGVIAMGASIVVLFLLPWLDRCKVRSYRYRSKLHLLNIAQFTVCFIALGVLGALPATPTYTLLARIFSLGYFMFFVLLFIYSKNEATKPLPTRVTYK; encoded by the coding sequence ATGCAAGCGCTACTTGATTGGGTAGAAAAACGCCTACCGGCAATGAATGCGTATAAAAAACACCTTTCTGAGTACCCAATGCCAAAAAATTTCAATTTTTGGTATTTGTTTGGTTCGCTTGCGATGCTGGTGTTGGTTAACCAACTTCTTACTGGGGTTTGGTTGACGATGAATTATGTACCTTCAGGTGAAGGTGCCTTTGCCTCTGTTGAATACATCATGCGTGATGTGGAGTATGGTTGGTTATTGCGTTATATGCATTCAACCGGTGCTTCGGCATTCTTCATTGTGGTGTATCTGCATATGTTCCGTGGTTTGATCTATGGTTCATATCAGAAACCTCGTGAGTTACTTTGGATCTTCGGTATGTTGATTTTCCTCGTGCTGATGGCAGAAGCCTTTATGGGCTACTTGCTGCCTTGGGGGCAAATGTCTTACTGGGGAGCTCAGGTTATCATTTCACTGTTTGGTGCGATTCCTGTCATTGGGGATGATCTAACTCTGTGGATTCGTGGTGACTATGTCATTTCTGGTGCGACACTAAACCGTTTCTTTGCCTTGCATGTGATCGCGTTACCAATCGTATTGCTGCTTTTGATCGTGTTGCATATTTTGGCTCTGCACGAAGTTGGTTCAAACAACCCTGATGGTATTGAAACTAAGTTGCCAAAAGGCTCAATGGGTGATGACTACCAGACACAGTTTAAGTTTCATGAGTATTACACCAAGAAGTACGACATCATCGACTCTATTCCTTTCCATCCTTATGGAACGGTGAAAGACTTGATTGGTGTGGCAGGATTCTTGTTCTTGTTCTGCTATGTGCTGTTTTTTAACCCAGAAATGGGTGGATACTTCCTTGAGCCGCCCAACTTTGAGGCTGCTAACCCATTAAAAACGCCTCCGCACATTGCACCGGTTTGGTACTTCACGCCATTTTATGCCATTTTGCGTGCAGTTCCTGACAAGTTACTCGGTGTTATCGCAATGGGGGCATCGATAGTGGTGCTATTCCTATTGCCTTGGCTAGATCGCTGTAAAGTTCGTTCTTACCGTTATCGCAGTAAGCTTCATTTGCTCAATATTGCGCAATTCACTGTATGTTTCATTGCGTTAGGTGTACTAGGTGCTTTACCTGCAACCCCAACGTATACCTTACTGGCTAGAATTTTTAGTTTGGGTTACTTCATGTTCTTTGTATTGCTATTTATTTACAGCAAAAATGAAGCAACCAAGCCATTACCAACAAGGGTGACGTACAAATGA
- the petA gene encoding ubiquinol-cytochrome c reductase iron-sulfur subunit: MSNAPLNQGRRRFLTATTAVVGGLGAVAVAVPFIKSWNPSAKAKAAGAPVEVDVSKLEEGQMVRVEWRGKPVWVVRRAQSVVDSLKDHDNQLRDPSSQEEQQPNYAQNGYRSIKPEYFIAVGICTHLGCSPTYLPDSFSEQVQGVKSGFFCPCHGSKFDMAGRVFQGVPAPLNLVIPKHMYLTDTKIVIGLDETGEA; encoded by the coding sequence ATGAGTAATGCGCCTCTAAACCAAGGTCGCAGACGATTTCTTACCGCCACAACGGCTGTTGTGGGTGGTTTAGGAGCTGTCGCGGTCGCCGTACCTTTTATTAAATCATGGAATCCAAGTGCTAAGGCTAAAGCTGCCGGTGCCCCTGTCGAAGTTGATGTCAGCAAACTCGAAGAAGGGCAGATGGTACGTGTGGAATGGCGTGGTAAGCCTGTATGGGTTGTACGCCGTGCACAGTCGGTAGTGGATAGCCTTAAGGATCACGATAATCAACTTCGCGATCCAAGTTCGCAAGAAGAACAGCAGCCTAACTATGCACAAAATGGCTACCGTTCAATTAAACCTGAATATTTTATTGCCGTCGGTATCTGTACTCACCTTGGGTGCTCTCCAACTTATCTTCCTGACTCTTTCAGTGAGCAAGTTCAAGGGGTGAAATCAGGTTTCTTCTGCCCATGTCATGGCTCTAAGTTTGATATGGCTGGTCGTGTATTCCAAGGAGTACCCGCACCGCTTAACTTGGTTATTCCAAAACACATGTATCTGACTGACACAAAAATTGTCATCGGTCTTGATGAGACTGGGGAGGCATAA
- the rpsI gene encoding 30S ribosomal protein S9, translating to MAENQYYGTGRRKSSAARVFIKPGSGNIVINKRSLEEYFGRPTSCMVVKQPLELVDMVEKLDLYITVKGGGISGQAGAIRHGITRALMEYDESLRPVLRAAGYVTRDARRVERKKVGLRKARRRPQFSKR from the coding sequence ATGGCAGAGAATCAATACTACGGCACTGGCCGTCGCAAAAGCTCAGCTGCTCGTGTTTTTATTAAACCAGGCAGCGGCAACATCGTAATCAACAAGCGTAGCCTTGAAGAGTACTTCGGTCGTCCAACTTCTTGCATGGTTGTTAAACAACCTCTTGAACTGGTAGACATGGTAGAAAAACTGGATCTGTACATCACTGTTAAAGGTGGTGGTATTTCTGGTCAAGCAGGTGCTATCCGTCACGGTATCACTCGCGCTCTGATGGAATACGATGAGTCTCTACGTCCTGTTCTACGTGCTGCTGGCTACGTTACTCGTGACGCTCGTCGCGTTGAACGTAAGAAAGTGGGTCTACGTAAAGCACGTCGTCGTCCACAGTTCTCTAAGCGTTAA
- the rplM gene encoding 50S ribosomal protein L13, giving the protein MKTFVAKPETVKRDWYVVDAEGKTLGRLASEIASRLRGKHKAEYTPHVDTGDYIIVVNAEKVTVTGNKAKNKMYHRHSEFPGGLKSFSFEKLIERKPEMVLELAVKGMLPKGPLGRAMYRKLKVYAGAEHNHAAQQPKVLDI; this is encoded by the coding sequence ATGAAAACTTTCGTTGCTAAACCAGAAACTGTAAAACGCGACTGGTACGTTGTAGACGCTGAAGGTAAAACTCTTGGCCGTCTAGCAAGTGAAATTGCATCTCGCCTACGTGGCAAACACAAAGCTGAATACACTCCTCACGTTGACACTGGTGATTACATCATCGTTGTTAATGCGGAGAAAGTTACTGTTACAGGTAACAAGGCTAAGAACAAAATGTACCACCGTCACTCTGAGTTCCCAGGTGGCCTGAAATCATTCAGCTTCGAGAAGCTGATTGAGCGTAAGCCAGAGATGGTACTTGAGTTAGCGGTTAAAGGTATGTTGCCAAAAGGTCCTCTAGGCCGTGCTATGTACCGTAAGCTAAAAGTTTACGCTGGCGCTGAGCACAACCATGCTGCTCAACAACCAAAAGTACTGGACATCTAA
- the zapE gene encoding cell division protein ZapE — MTPKQRYKKDLQRTDFYSDEAQARAVDALDNLYHQWIDYLNQPVVRPSLWHKLLGKRIEPTPPPKGLYMWGGVGRGKTYLMDTFFESLPNDKKLRVHFHRFMYRVHDELRSLSEVSDPLEIVADRFCAEANIICFDEFFVSDITDAMILGTLFEALFRRGVVLVATSNIAPQDLYRNGLQRARFLPAIALVETHCHILNVDSGVDYRLRTLQQAEIYHYPLDEKASDNLQRYFRQLISSEHKPDDHIEVNHRLVPVNAACDGVLYATFAQLCQTARSQYDYIELSKIYHTVLLADVKQMNKNNDDAARRFIALVDEFYERHVKLIVSAEVAVSELYSHGLLEFEFKRCQSRLIEMQSHDYLAKEHLV; from the coding sequence ATGACTCCGAAGCAGCGATATAAAAAAGATTTGCAACGCACTGATTTTTATAGTGATGAAGCGCAGGCTCGTGCCGTGGATGCCCTAGATAATCTGTATCACCAGTGGATTGATTATCTAAATCAGCCAGTGGTACGACCTTCTTTGTGGCATAAGTTATTGGGTAAGCGTATCGAACCCACGCCTCCTCCTAAAGGCCTGTATATGTGGGGAGGTGTCGGTCGTGGCAAAACCTACCTGATGGATACTTTTTTTGAATCCTTGCCGAATGACAAGAAATTACGAGTCCATTTTCATCGTTTCATGTATCGAGTTCATGATGAGCTGCGCTCGCTATCGGAAGTGAGTGATCCGCTCGAAATTGTTGCGGATCGTTTTTGTGCCGAAGCGAATATTATCTGTTTTGATGAGTTCTTTGTCTCAGATATTACCGACGCAATGATTCTAGGCACCTTGTTCGAAGCACTATTTAGACGCGGAGTGGTCTTGGTCGCTACCTCAAATATTGCTCCGCAAGATCTGTATCGTAATGGGCTGCAACGCGCTCGCTTTTTACCTGCGATTGCTCTGGTCGAAACTCATTGCCATATTCTAAATGTCGATAGTGGTGTGGATTACCGTCTGAGAACCTTACAACAAGCCGAAATTTATCATTATCCATTAGATGAAAAAGCGTCAGATAACTTGCAACGTTATTTCCGGCAGTTGATCAGTTCTGAGCATAAACCAGATGATCATATTGAAGTGAATCACCGTTTAGTGCCAGTTAATGCGGCTTGTGATGGCGTGTTGTATGCGACGTTTGCTCAATTATGCCAAACCGCACGTAGTCAGTATGACTATATCGAGTTGTCGAAAATCTACCACACCGTTCTTCTTGCTGATGTAAAGCAGATGAATAAAAACAACGATGATGCGGCTAGACGTTTTATTGCCTTGGTGGATGAATTTTACGAACGACATGTAAAATTGATTGTGTCTGCAGAAGTGGCTGTTTCTGAACTTTACTCACATGGTTTATTAGAGTTTGAGTTTAAACGCTGCCAATCACGACTGATCGAGATGCAAAGTCATGATTATTTGGCGAAAGAGCACCTAGTTTAA
- the zapG gene encoding Z-ring associated protein ZapG, with the protein MPWIYAIAGLLVGIAVGMLIARLTTPQYKTQKNLQKELESTKFTLEQQRQELSDHFAQTAEMLDTLGKDYTKLYQHMAKTATDLIPNLPEQDNPFSKLAQQKESESKQPEELEQPPKDYALGATGLLRGEEKAIIRSADLVNAKAS; encoded by the coding sequence ATGCCTTGGATCTATGCCATTGCTGGATTGCTAGTGGGGATTGCTGTCGGGATGCTGATTGCTCGTTTGACTACCCCTCAATATAAGACGCAGAAGAACCTGCAAAAAGAACTCGAGAGCACTAAATTCACTTTAGAGCAACAGCGCCAAGAGCTGTCTGATCACTTTGCTCAAACAGCAGAAATGCTCGACACCCTAGGAAAAGATTACACTAAGCTGTATCAACATATGGCGAAAACGGCTACCGATTTGATTCCAAATTTGCCAGAGCAAGACAACCCATTCAGTAAATTAGCTCAGCAAAAAGAGAGCGAAAGCAAACAACCAGAAGAACTGGAACAGCCACCAAAAGATTACGCTTTAGGTGCTACGGGTTTATTGCGTGGCGAAGAAAAAGCCATTATCCGTTCGGCTGATTTGGTGAATGCCAAAGCTAGTTAA
- a CDS encoding DegQ family serine endoprotease, producing MKKPLLVLTALSLSLSSILTPLSATAALPLSVSGEQVPSLAPMLEKVTPAVVSIAVEGTQVSRQRLPDQFRFFFGPDFPTEQLQERPFRGLGSGVIINADKGYIVTNYHVINGAEKIRVKLHDGREIDAELVGGDEMSDIALLKLSKTKNLTEIKIADSDVLRVGDFAVAIGNPFGLGQTVTSGIVSALGRSGLNIENFENFIQTDAAINSGNSGGALVNLNGELIGINTAILGPNGGNVGIGFAIPSNMMKNLADQILEFGEVKRGMLGVQGGEITSELADALGYESSKGAFVSQVVQDSAADKAGIKAGDIITSLNGKKVDTFSELRAKVATLGAGKTITLGVLRDGQTKNIDVTLGEQQNSKTKAESLHQGLSGAELSNTTESDPIQGVKVTEVQKGSAAESYQLQKDDIIIGVNRKRVKNIAELRAIMEKSPNILALNIQRGDRTIYLVVR from the coding sequence ATGAAAAAACCTTTACTTGTTTTGACTGCTCTGTCACTCAGCTTGAGTTCCATTCTCACGCCATTATCGGCAACAGCAGCGCTCCCTCTCTCTGTTAGTGGAGAACAAGTCCCTAGCCTAGCCCCTATGCTCGAAAAAGTTACTCCAGCCGTTGTGAGTATTGCAGTGGAAGGAACTCAGGTTTCAAGGCAGCGCTTGCCAGACCAATTTCGTTTTTTCTTCGGTCCTGATTTCCCAACCGAGCAACTCCAAGAACGACCTTTCCGTGGTTTAGGTTCAGGCGTCATCATTAATGCAGATAAAGGCTATATCGTCACTAACTATCATGTCATTAATGGTGCTGAGAAAATCCGCGTCAAACTGCATGATGGCAGAGAAATTGATGCAGAGCTCGTTGGAGGTGATGAGATGTCTGACATCGCCTTGTTAAAGCTCAGTAAAACCAAAAACCTAACAGAAATTAAAATTGCCGACTCTGACGTCCTGCGAGTCGGTGACTTTGCGGTTGCAATTGGTAACCCCTTTGGCCTTGGACAGACAGTGACGTCTGGAATTGTTTCCGCTTTAGGCCGTAGCGGTCTAAATATCGAAAATTTCGAGAACTTCATTCAAACCGATGCCGCCATCAATAGTGGTAACTCTGGTGGTGCCTTGGTCAATCTCAATGGTGAATTGATCGGAATCAACACTGCCATTCTTGGTCCTAACGGCGGGAACGTTGGAATCGGTTTTGCAATCCCCTCCAATATGATGAAAAACCTTGCCGATCAGATCTTAGAGTTTGGTGAAGTGAAACGCGGCATGCTTGGCGTTCAAGGTGGAGAGATAACTTCCGAGCTTGCCGATGCTCTAGGCTATGAATCGTCCAAAGGCGCTTTTGTGAGTCAGGTCGTTCAAGACAGTGCCGCGGATAAAGCAGGTATTAAGGCTGGTGATATCATCACCTCACTCAATGGCAAAAAAGTAGATACCTTCTCTGAATTACGCGCTAAAGTCGCGACACTTGGTGCAGGAAAAACGATTACGCTTGGCGTATTACGTGATGGACAAACCAAGAATATTGATGTCACTTTGGGTGAGCAGCAAAACTCCAAAACCAAAGCGGAATCACTTCATCAAGGATTGAGCGGCGCAGAGCTAAGCAATACCACTGAGAGTGATCCAATCCAAGGTGTTAAAGTCACTGAGGTTCAAAAAGGTTCGGCAGCAGAATCCTATCAACTGCAAAAAGATGACATCATCATCGGCGTAAACCGCAAACGAGTGAAGAATATTGCTGAATTACGGGCGATTATGGAGAAATCACCGAATATTCTAGCATTAAACATTCAACGCGGAGATCGTACAATTTATCTTGTGGTTCGTTAA
- the degS gene encoding outer membrane-stress sensor serine endopeptidase DegS, translating to MLKFWVRSIGFGLLAAIIIIFVTPSLRSKLIPVVHSQPRNIGALQISFNEAVRKAAPAVVNIYNRKYSENDRQKLSTQGLGSGVIVSEKGYIITNYHVVAQADQIVVALQDGRAAAAQLVGKDRRTDIAILRVEGTGLPIIPLNPDYHPKVGDVVLAIGNPYNLGQTTTFGIISATGRSSISADGRQAFIQTDAAINDGNSGGALVNTQGELVGINTASFQQATDLETYGISFAIPYSLASKIMAKIIADGRVIRGYIGVDGQDINSMTSRLLGNEHVGGIIVLGVDPNGPAARAGFLEQDILLKIDGKKVNGRQNVTDTVTDLRPGTVVDFTLLRKGEEIVLPVTIGEDARE from the coding sequence ATGCTGAAATTTTGGGTTCGCTCAATCGGCTTCGGGCTATTGGCTGCGATTATCATCATTTTTGTCACGCCCTCACTGCGTTCAAAACTCATTCCTGTTGTTCATTCTCAGCCACGTAACATTGGCGCATTACAGATATCGTTTAACGAAGCAGTTCGTAAAGCGGCTCCTGCGGTGGTGAATATTTATAACCGAAAATACAGTGAGAATGATCGCCAGAAATTATCGACCCAAGGCTTAGGCTCTGGGGTGATAGTCAGTGAGAAAGGCTACATCATTACTAACTACCATGTGGTTGCCCAAGCGGATCAAATTGTTGTTGCTCTACAAGATGGCAGAGCGGCGGCCGCGCAATTAGTGGGGAAAGATCGACGTACTGATATTGCAATATTAAGAGTAGAAGGCACGGGCTTGCCCATCATTCCACTCAATCCAGACTATCACCCCAAAGTTGGCGATGTCGTGTTAGCTATCGGCAACCCTTATAATCTGGGACAAACGACTACCTTTGGCATAATTTCAGCGACAGGTCGTTCCTCGATCAGCGCTGATGGTCGCCAAGCCTTTATCCAAACTGATGCCGCAATCAATGACGGCAACTCAGGCGGCGCATTGGTCAATACTCAAGGTGAACTTGTCGGTATCAATACCGCTTCTTTCCAACAAGCCACCGATCTCGAAACCTATGGTATTTCATTTGCGATTCCGTATTCACTCGCCAGTAAAATTATGGCTAAAATCATCGCAGATGGACGCGTTATCCGCGGTTATATCGGGGTTGATGGTCAAGATATTAATTCTATGACCTCACGCTTACTGGGTAATGAGCATGTTGGCGGGATCATTGTTTTAGGTGTTGACCCAAATGGCCCCGCAGCGCGAGCTGGGTTCCTAGAACAAGATATCTTACTGAAAATTGATGGAAAAAAAGTCAATGGTCGCCAAAATGTAACCGATACCGTGACCGATTTACGCCCCGGCACCGTAGTCGATTTCACCTTACTGCGTAAAGGCGAAGAGATTGTGCTACCTGTTACGATTGGAGAAGATGCTCGCGAGTAA
- the rplS gene encoding 50S ribosomal protein L19 yields MSNIIKALEQEQMKQDLPQFAPGDTVVVQVKVKEGDRERLQAFEGIVIAIRNRGLHSAFTVRKISNGEGVERTFQTHSPVVDSIEVKRRGAVRRAKLYYLRDLSGKAARIKEKLAKK; encoded by the coding sequence ATGAGTAACATCATCAAGGCTCTAGAACAAGAGCAAATGAAACAAGACCTGCCTCAATTTGCACCAGGCGACACTGTTGTGGTTCAAGTTAAGGTAAAAGAAGGTGACCGTGAGCGTCTACAGGCTTTTGAAGGCATCGTAATCGCAATCCGTAACCGTGGTCTGCACTCAGCATTCACCGTTCGTAAAATTTCTAACGGCGAAGGTGTTGAGCGTACGTTCCAAACTCACTCTCCAGTAGTTGATAGCATCGAAGTTAAGCGTCGCGGTGCAGTACGTCGTGCCAAACTGTACTACCTGCGTGACCTATCTGGTAAAGCTGCTCGTATCAAAGAGAAGCTGGCTAAGAAGTAA
- the trmD gene encoding tRNA (guanosine(37)-N1)-methyltransferase TrmD, giving the protein MWVGIVSLFPEMFRSVTDFGVTGQAVKKGLLSVEAWNPRDFAHDKRRTVDDKPYGGGPGMLMMVQPLRDAIHAAKQASPGKTKVIYLSPQGRKLDQQGVEELAQNQNLILICGRYEGVDERIIESEVDEEWSIGDFVMTGGELPAMTLIDSVSRFIPGVLGDFASAEEDSFANGLLDCPHYTRPEVLDGKEVPAVLKSGNHEDIRRWRLKQSLGRTWLRRPELLENLALTDEQEQLLTEYIKETRHQ; this is encoded by the coding sequence ATGTGGGTTGGCATTGTTAGCCTATTTCCTGAAATGTTCCGCAGCGTTACCGATTTTGGAGTAACAGGTCAGGCGGTTAAAAAAGGGTTGTTGTCAGTTGAAGCTTGGAATCCTCGTGATTTCGCTCATGACAAACGTCGCACTGTCGATGATAAACCCTACGGTGGCGGCCCCGGCATGTTGATGATGGTGCAACCTTTGCGCGATGCCATCCATGCTGCGAAACAAGCGTCACCGGGTAAGACGAAAGTGATTTACCTCTCTCCGCAAGGTCGAAAACTCGACCAACAAGGTGTGGAAGAGCTGGCGCAAAACCAGAATCTGATTCTGATTTGCGGTCGCTATGAAGGGGTAGATGAACGCATTATTGAGTCTGAAGTTGACGAAGAATGGTCAATTGGAGATTTCGTAATGACGGGTGGGGAGCTCCCAGCCATGACGCTGATTGATTCTGTCTCGCGGTTTATTCCGGGAGTATTAGGGGATTTCGCGTCAGCAGAAGAAGACTCTTTTGCCAATGGTTTGTTGGATTGTCCGCACTATACGCGTCCTGAAGTATTGGATGGAAAAGAGGTACCAGCGGTACTGAAATCCGGCAATCACGAGGACATTCGTCGTTGGCGACTCAAGCAGTCGCTTGGCCGTACCTGGCTTAGAAGACCGGAGCTCCTGGAAAACCTAGCTCTGACTGACGAACAGGAACAATTACTGACCGAGTACATTAAAGAGACTCGCCATCAGTAA
- the rimM gene encoding ribosome maturation factor RimM (Essential for efficient processing of 16S rRNA) has protein sequence MSMKGKETMGKQNERLVVGKLGSSYGIRGWLKVFSYTDNPESIFDYSPWFIDQKGEWVEHKVEGWKRHNKGWVVKLQGLDVREDAHLLTNFEIAIDPASLPELSEDEFYWRELFGMQVVTTNGYDLGVVTDMMETGSNDVLVVKANLKDAFGQKERLIPFLEEQVIKVVDRQAQRIEVDWDPAF, from the coding sequence ATGTCGATGAAAGGTAAAGAGACGATGGGCAAGCAAAACGAAAGATTGGTTGTGGGAAAATTAGGTTCTTCTTACGGCATTCGTGGCTGGCTTAAAGTTTTTTCCTACACAGACAATCCAGAAAGTATTTTTGATTACAGTCCTTGGTTTATTGACCAAAAGGGCGAGTGGGTTGAGCACAAAGTAGAAGGCTGGAAACGCCACAACAAAGGTTGGGTAGTAAAACTTCAAGGGCTTGATGTCCGTGAAGATGCACACCTGCTGACTAACTTTGAAATTGCTATTGACCCCGCATCACTACCAGAATTGTCAGAAGATGAATTCTACTGGCGTGAATTGTTTGGTATGCAAGTAGTGACCACTAACGGCTACGACCTTGGCGTGGTAACCGATATGATGGAAACAGGCTCCAACGATGTTCTCGTGGTGAAAGCGAATCTGAAAGATGCTTTCGGCCAAAAGGAACGGTTAATTCCGTTTCTTGAAGAGCAAGTGATCAAAGTTGTTGATCGCCAAGCTCAACGGATCGAAGTTGACTGGGATCCTGCGTTTTAA
- the rpsP gene encoding 30S ribosomal protein S16, whose protein sequence is MVTIRLARHGAKKRPFYQIVVADSRNSATGRFIEKVGFFNPTATGQEEGLRLDLDRVNHWVSQGASLSDRVAQLVKTAQKAA, encoded by the coding sequence ATGGTAACCATTCGTTTGGCACGTCACGGCGCGAAAAAGCGTCCATTCTATCAAATCGTTGTAGCTGACAGCCGCAACTCAGCAACTGGCCGTTTCATCGAGAAAGTAGGTTTCTTTAACCCTACTGCTACTGGTCAAGAAGAAGGCCTGCGCCTAGACCTAGATCGCGTGAACCATTGGGTTTCACAAGGCGCATCTCTGTCTGATCGCGTAGCACAGCTAGTTAAAACCGCTCAAAAAGCGGCTTAA